In Janthinobacterium agaricidamnosum NBRC 102515 = DSM 9628, the DNA window TGGCCGACCGCGCCGACGAGTGGCCTTCGGCGCTGTCCGGCGGCCAGCGGCAACGGGTGGCGCTGGCGCGCGCGCTGGTGCACGAGCCGCAATTGCTGCTGCTCGATGAACCGCTGGGCGCGCTCGACGCGCTGACCCGCATCGAGATGCAGCGCCTGATCGAATCGCTGTGGCTGGCGCGCGGTTTTACCGCCGTGCTGGTGACGCACGACGTGGCCGAGGCGGTGGCGCTGGCCGACCGGGTGCTGCTGATCGAAGATGGCAACATCACGCTGGACGTGGCCATCGACTTGCCGCGTCCGCGCGCCCGCGGCAGCGCCGCTTTCGCCGCGCTGGAGCAGCGCATCCTGTCGTACGTGCTGAGCCCGGCGTAAGTTCGATACGAACGCGGCTTGGGTCGGTTGAGCAAGCCTGCGGGACGGTGCAATGCCGTCCTGTGCTGCATGGTTGATGCAACTGTTGTTTTCTGTTGATCCAAATCCTGCCGATATTTCCCCGCAGCGCTATAATCCAATAGTTAATTTTAATATAAGTTAATTTATTAATTGACATCGAAATTGGCGTGCTGATGACGTGTGCGGGTGTTCGTGTGAAACTTTTATAGGTAGGTCCATCATGTTGAAAAGAACCTTAGGCGCCGGCTTGCTGGCACTCGTTTCGGCGACGGCAATGGCTGTGCCGCAAGAATGGAAATTTGATTATGTCGGCTTTTTTGACCAGGAGCTGAATCTCTGGGATCCGTTGAAGACCATCAGCGGCAGCATGGTCGGGGAAGATTTGAACCATGATGGCAGCATCCAACTCGGCGAATTGCGCGCCCTGACGATAGGCAGCACCGATTTTGTCGGCTGCGCCAGCTTCGTCACGGTCTACTACCAATGCGGCATCACCAGTTTTTCATTCAATATGGGACGCGACTTGTCGTTTTCGTCGTATGTGAATGGCCGCGATCCGGAGGGGTACGTGTTTAACGGCTATGCGATCGACAGCGGCGTGAAGGAGTATCGCTACCATATCACGCCGGCGGCCAGCGAAGAACATACCGCCTTGTGGCGCCCTGAAACGCTGTTCAGCATTTCAGCGGTGCCGGAACCGGGCGCCTATGCAAGCATGGCGCTCGGACTCGGCGTGCTGGCATTATTCGCCAGGCGCCGGCGCTGCTCCTGACGTTCCCGGGCACTGCGGAGACAGGCTTACTTCCTGGCTTTTTCCATCGCCAGCTGGTAATCGGTCTTTTCGTAGCCGGCGAAGTATTTATTGGTGATGTCGAGGAATTCACGCGAACGGTAAGCCGCTTCCAGGTCCTTGACCCATGGCTTGCCTTTGTCGGCGGTGCGGATCGCCACCAGGTTGACGTAGCTGTCCGAGATTTTTTCGACCGCCAGCGCGCTGGTCAGTTTCATGCCGGCCGCCAGTGCGAAGTTGCCGTTGACAAAGGCAAAGTCGGTGTCGTCCAGCGAGCGCGGCAATTGCGCCGCTTCCAGCGGGACCAGTTTCAGTTTCCGGGTGTTGTCGGCGACGTCGCGTTCCGATGCGCGCAGCGGATCGGTGTTCGGTTTCAGCTTGATCCAGCCCAGCTTGGCCAGCACCACCAGCGCGCGGGCCTGGTTGGTCGGGTCGTTCGGCATCGTCACGCTGGCGCCATCCTTGATATCGGCCAGCGATTTGTGTTTCTTGCTGTACAGCGCGATCGGCGTGGTCGGGATCGTGATCAGCGAGCTGATGGCCAGCTTGTTGTCGGTGGCGAACTTGGTCAGGTAGACGATGTGCTGGAACACGTTGGCATCCAGCGAACCTTCGGCCAGCGCGTAGTTCGGCTGCACATAATCGTTGAATTCGACGATCTTGATTTTATAACCCTGCTTTTCCAGGATCGGCTTGATGCCGATTTTTAATTGGTCGGCGTACGGGCCGGCGCTGGTGCCGATCACCAGTTCTTTCGGGTCTTTTGCATAAGCGCTGTTGGCGGCCAAGGCCAGGCTGACGGCGGCGAGCAAGACGCTGCGGCGGAAATTGTTCATGTTTTATCCTATTGTGTGGGGGGAAATTAGCGTTTATCGAGGCGCTTGGCGATGCGCGTGCCGGCGAACTGGATGGTTTGCACCAGCACGATCAGGATCGCCACGGTGACCACCATGATATCGGTTTCGAAGCGGTAATAACCATAGCGGATCGCCAGGTCGCCGATGCCGCCGCCGCCGACCACGCCAGCCACCGCCGAGTACGACAGGAAGCTGATCGACAGCACGGTCAGCGCCAGCACCAGGCCGGAGCGCGCTTCGACCAGCAGCACGCGCAAGATGATTTGCATTTCCGACGCGCCCATCGCATGCGCCGCCTCGATGACGCCGCGCGGCACTTCGCGCAGGTTCTGTTCCACCAGCCGGGCAAAATACGGGATCGCGGCGAACGACAGCGGCACCGCCGCGGCCAGCGGGCCGATCGAGGTGCCGGCGATGATGCGGGTAAACGGCACCAGCGCGACCAGCAAGATAATGAACGGGAAGGAGCGCACGGTATTGACCAGCCAGCCGAGCACCATCGCCAGCGGGCGGTTTTGCAGCGACTGGCCTTCCGACACCAGGAACAGCAGGATGCCGAGCGGGCCGCCGACCAGCACCGCCGCCGTCAGGCCGATGCCGAGCATGGTCATGGTCTGGCCCAGCGCGACCCAGATTTCCGGCAGCAAGCCGATGACGTTGTTCAGGGTATCGTCAAACATGTGTGGCATCCTTCCATGCGCTGGCCTCGAACGCTTCGGTGCCGTAATACGCCAGCTCGCGTCCCAATGCCGTGTGGCGCGGGGTGCTGGTATCGCTCAATGCAAACTGTTCGGCGATGGCGCCGTTTTCGACCACCGCGACGCGGTTGCAGATCGCGCCCAGCACCGACAATTCATGGCTGACGATGACGATGGTCACGCCGAGGCGCTGGTTGATGTCGCGCAGCGTATCGAGCAGCGCGCGGGTGGTTTCCGCATCCAGCGCCGAGGTCGGTTCGTCGCACAGCAGCACGTCGGGACCGCTGGCCAGTGCGCGGGCGATCGCCACGCGCTGTTTCTGGCCGCCCGACAATTGCGCCGGATAGCTGTGCAGCTTGTCGGACAGGCCGACCAGCGCCAGGCATTCCTCGACCCGCGCGGTGATTTGCGGGCCTTGGACGGCGCCATGGATTTTCAGCGGGAAGGCGACGTTGTCGAATACGCTGGCGTTTTGCAGCAGGTTGAATTGCTGGAAGATCATGCCGATATTCTGGCGCGCGTCGCGCAGCGCGCTCTTGCCGAGGCTGGTCAGCTCGCGGCCGGCCACCGTGATGGTGCCGCTGTCCGGGCGTTCCAGTAAATTGATCAGGCGCAGCAAGGTCGATTTGCCGGCGCCGCTCTTGCCGATCAAACCGAAAATGTCGCCGGAATACACGTCCAGCGTCACCGATTTGACGGCGTGAAATTGGGCGCCCTTCGGCAGCGCGAACGTCTTGTTCGCGCCATCGATGCGTATCACCGGCGTGCGGTGGGTTGTGGTCATGCGGTGTTCCTTTTACGAATAAATGCGCGTCTCAGTCCAGCCGCTGTCGCTGGGCCTGGCAAGTCGCCCGCATCAAGGCGGGCGCTTCGATGACGCCGGTTGCCTAGTATACCTTGGCTTGCCTTATTACTCATACGATAGAATACTGCTTTGGTTATGCAATTTATGTCTATTGCGTGATTTTTGGCGCCAACAGGTTCAAGTTGCGTGGCACTTGACGGGAACCGACGATGTTACAGAGCGGACGCCGGCTTGGCGCGTCTAACAAAACGTTCAGGCAAGCGCATTGCCGTAGGCAGTACGGAGAATGGTCGACAAGGCAATCTAACGCCGCCATGATGTGTTGTCAGGCGCTCTTAGCTTTCAGCCGTGCCGGTGTCTGCTGCGAGCGGTATCTCAGGCCGCCGCAACAGATAAATCACCAGCACGATTTCCAGCACACCGACCAGCACGATGACCCACCAAGGCGGCCGTCCCAGGCACATCGCGACAAAACCGAGCGCGATGCCGGAACAGGCAAAGCGCTTGGCGCGGCGCGACATGGCGCGATGTTCGCGCCAGTGGCGCAGGGTAGGGCCGTAACGCGGATGGTCGAGCAGCTTTTGTTCCAGTCGCGGCGATGCGCGGCTGAAACAAGCCAGCGCCAGGATCAGGAAGATGGTGGTCGGCATCACCGGCAACAGCGCGCCGATCACGCCCAGCATCACCATCAGGCAACCCAGCACCAGATAACCCCAGCGCAGCAGGCGTGGCGACGTCAGATGGCGTTGCGGCGCACCGCTGGATGACTGGACTTGATCGTCAGGCATCAGTATGCGCGCTCGACTGTAAATAACGTTGCAACACTATTGCAGCCTCGTCTGGAAAAGGTGGCGATGATACCAAACCGATCAAATAATAACAAGAATCATTCTCATTTGATTGCGCGTAGCGTTGCACAATATTATATTTTCTTAGCTGTAAGGCAAGGAAAATGTGATTATAATCAAATGCTATTGCTTTATTATCGATTTTATCGATAGTAAAGAGGTAAATTTTTTGTTTTACAGATGGAATGTTGTCACGCATAATCATTCCAGCTTATCAACCATGCCGGGCTTGTCATCGCCTGGCGCGCTGCACGGTTGAGATCCTATTACTTATACTGGAGTCTTATCAAATGAAACAATTGTTAGCCTTGATCGCCGCCGCCGGTATCTCGATGTCCGCCATGGCGGCACCGGAAGTGTATGTCATCGAAGGCAGCCACACTTTCCCGCGTTTTGAATACAGCCACTTCGGTTTCTCGACCCAGCAAAGCCGCTTCAACAACACCACCGGCAAAATCACGCTGGACCGCGCCGCCAAGACCGGTTCGGTGGAAGTGCTGATCGACGCGAAATCGGTCGATACCGGTTTCCCGACCTTCAACACCCACATCCAGGGCGAAGATTTCTTCGATACCGCCAAGTATCCAGTCATCACCTACAAATCGACCAAGTTCAATTTCGACGGCGACAAGCTGGCATCGGTCGACGGTAACCTGACCGTGAAAGGCGTGACCAAGCCGGTCACGCTGACCGTGACCTCGTTCCAGTGCATTCCCCATCCGCTGCTGAAAAAAGATGCTTGCGGCGCCAATGCCACCGCCAAGATCAAGCGTTCCGAATTCAACGCCGGTAAATATGCACCGTACGTAGGCGATGACGTGACCCTGACCTTCGCGATCGAATCGATCAAGGAGTAAGGTTCCACGCATTCTGTCCGGTGCGGCTGCGCCGGACAGATGAATCGCGGCAAGGGCGGCGAACCCGGGTTCGCCGCCCTTGCCGTTTGTTGCGTCCCAGGTGGCGCCGCTTACAGTTTCTGGCTGCCCCGGTACCAGTCGTTACCGACCCGTCTCAGATCCGCCTGCTGTACCGACCCGCGCGCGCCCGAACCCGAGCGACTGGCGTCGATATAGCTGATCTGGTCGATCCGCACCGTCAAGTCGTTATTGTAGACAGTGCTGTGCAGCTTCACGGTGCCGCGCTCCCAATCGACGCTGACCAGCTTGCCCTGTTCGATGGTCGCGTTGATCGCGTTGCCATAATGGCCGTGCAGCATCAGGTAAGTGCCGGGTGCGATGTCGCGCAGCTCTTGCTTGATGCGCTCGGCCTGCGACAGCGGCGCGGCGCTTTCCCGTTCGTCTTCTTCGGTGGCGCCGGCCTCAAGGGCTTCGGCCACAAATTGCTCGTATTTTTCCGGGTCTTCCATGCTCAGGTCATCGATCACTTGCCGGGCGATGTCGAGCTGGTCCGCGTATTGCGCATAGGGCGGAATATGCAGCTCCTTGCGCCATCTCTCGTTTTTCGCCGCATAATCCGCAAAGGTATTTTGTTCAGCCATGATGTATTCTCCAGTTCGTCCGTTGGTCTGCTTGTCAGCAAAATTCCCCGTATGAAAAATCAACGGGAGCCTTACTTCCTGCAATCACTCTGGTGAAACCCCCGCTCCATTCGTGCATCCCGGCAGCGCTGCTATTGGCGCTGTCTTATTGGACCATGCGCTGCCCGGCAGGCGCGCTGGCGGCGCTTTAATGTTGAGTTTGTTAACATTGCCTTAAAAATAATGC includes these proteins:
- a CDS encoding PEP-CTERM sorting domain-containing protein; protein product: MAVPQEWKFDYVGFFDQELNLWDPLKTISGSMVGEDLNHDGSIQLGELRALTIGSTDFVGCASFVTVYYQCGITSFSFNMGRDLSFSSYVNGRDPEGYVFNGYAIDSGVKEYRYHITPAASEEHTALWRPETLFSISAVPEPGAYASMALGLGVLALFARRRRCS
- a CDS encoding MetQ/NlpA family ABC transporter substrate-binding protein; this encodes MNNFRRSVLLAAVSLALAANSAYAKDPKELVIGTSAGPYADQLKIGIKPILEKQGYKIKIVEFNDYVQPNYALAEGSLDANVFQHIVYLTKFATDNKLAISSLITIPTTPIALYSKKHKSLADIKDGASVTMPNDPTNQARALVVLAKLGWIKLKPNTDPLRASERDVADNTRKLKLVPLEAAQLPRSLDDTDFAFVNGNFALAAGMKLTSALAVEKISDSYVNLVAIRTADKGKPWVKDLEAAYRSREFLDITNKYFAGYEKTDYQLAMEKARK
- a CDS encoding methionine ABC transporter permease; this translates as MFDDTLNNVIGLLPEIWVALGQTMTMLGIGLTAAVLVGGPLGILLFLVSEGQSLQNRPLAMVLGWLVNTVRSFPFIILLVALVPFTRIIAGTSIGPLAAAVPLSFAAIPYFARLVEQNLREVPRGVIEAAHAMGASEMQIILRVLLVEARSGLVLALTVLSISFLSYSAVAGVVGGGGIGDLAIRYGYYRFETDIMVVTVAILIVLVQTIQFAGTRIAKRLDKR
- a CDS encoding methionine ABC transporter ATP-binding protein, with product MTTTHRTPVIRIDGANKTFALPKGAQFHAVKSVTLDVYSGDIFGLIGKSGAGKSTLLRLINLLERPDSGTITVAGRELTSLGKSALRDARQNIGMIFQQFNLLQNASVFDNVAFPLKIHGAVQGPQITARVEECLALVGLSDKLHSYPAQLSGGQKQRVAIARALASGPDVLLCDEPTSALDAETTRALLDTLRDINQRLGVTIVIVSHELSVLGAICNRVAVVENGAIAEQFALSDTSTPRHTALGRELAYYGTEAFEASAWKDATHV
- a CDS encoding YbaN family protein, giving the protein MPDDQVQSSSGAPQRHLTSPRLLRWGYLVLGCLMVMLGVIGALLPVMPTTIFLILALACFSRASPRLEQKLLDHPRYGPTLRHWREHRAMSRRAKRFACSGIALGFVAMCLGRPPWWVIVLVGVLEIVLVIYLLRRPEIPLAADTGTAES
- a CDS encoding YceI family protein; this translates as MKQLLALIAAAGISMSAMAAPEVYVIEGSHTFPRFEYSHFGFSTQQSRFNNTTGKITLDRAAKTGSVEVLIDAKSVDTGFPTFNTHIQGEDFFDTAKYPVITYKSTKFNFDGDKLASVDGNLTVKGVTKPVTLTVTSFQCIPHPLLKKDACGANATAKIKRSEFNAGKYAPYVGDDVTLTFAIESIKE